In the genome of Lysobacter sp. 5GHs7-4, the window ATGTCCACCGATGCTTCCCGCTACGTAGTCCAACGCAACGGCCACGACGCCGAAACCGACGCACTCGCCCCGCTCGCGTTCGCCGGCTACGCCCACTTCACCGCCATGCAAGTGCGCGACCGCAAGATCCGCGGCCTCGACCTGCACCTGGACCGCCTGCGCACCGCCTCGCTGCGCATGTTCGGCAGCGCCCTGCCCGACGACGTCATCCGCGCGTACTTATGCAGCGCCATCGCCGCCAGTCCCGCCGACGCCTCCCTCACCGCAACCGTCTACTCCCCGGCCGGCGAATTCGTCGTCGCCGGCGCGCACATCGAACCCGAACTGCTGATCCGCACCGGCCCCGCCGCCACCGGCCCGCAAGGCCCGCTGTCGCTGATCGCCGTCGACTACGAACGCCCGCTCGCCGCCATCAAGCACGTAGGCGAAGTCGCCAAGACCCACTACCTGCGCGAAGCCGTCGCGCAGGGCCACGACGACGCTGCCTTCGTCGACCGCCACGGCCGCCTCAGCGAAGCCACCATCTGGAACCTGGTGTTCTGGGACGGCGCAGCCGTCGTATGGCCCATCGCCGAGATGCTGACCGGCACCACCATGGGCATCGTGCGCCGCCAACTCGAACGCCTGGGCGTACCGCAGCGCTCGCAGGAAATACGCTTGGAAGATCTGCCGTCGCTCGCAGGCGCCGCGGTGATGAACTCGTGGACGCCGGGCATCGCGGTGCGCAGGGTCGGCTCGGTCGCGATGCCGGATGCGCCGCAATTGATGGCGGCGCTGCACCGCGCTTACGGCGTGGAACCGCAAGTCGAGGCCTGATCGTCCCACTGCGATGCCGTCGTGGAGGCATCAAGGGTCATGGCGGAGAGAGTGGGATTCGAACCCACGGAAGGTTTGACCCTTCGGCGGTTTTCAAGACCGCTGCCTTAAACCACTCGGCCATCTCTCCGTAGCGCTGACGCGGCGCCGGGCGGGGCCGGCGCCGCGGGATTCTCTCACGCCGCGGTCTTGCTGCGCGCCTTGGCCTCGATCTTGGCGTCGTTCTTGGCCACGCCGTCGGGGCACGGCGCGCCCTTGATGTCGCTGCACTGCAGGCGTGCGGACTCGACCAGCGACGGGGCCTTTTCGGCCAGGAAATCGATGAACACGCGCACCGCCGGCAGCAGGCCGCGGCGCGAGGCGAACACGGCGTGGAAGATGCCCTGCGGCAGGCGCCAGTTCGGCAGCACCACTTCCAGCTCGCCGCGGCGCACGGCCTCGGCGCAGACGGTTTCGGGCAGCAGGGTGATGCCCACGCCCTGCTCGGCCAGCGCCATCAGCATCGGGAAGTCGAAGCCCATCACGCGCGGCTTGAGCTCGACCCGGCGCACTTCGCCGTCGGGGCCGTGCAGTTCCCAGCGCTGGCGCGCGTCGTCCTCGCTGATGCTGAGGGTCACGTGCTCGGACAGTTCGTCGGGGTTCTTGGGCCGGCCCATGCGGGTCAGGTATTTGGGGCTGGCGACCAGCAGTTCCTGGATCTGGCCGAAGCTGCGCATCACCAGGCTGCCGTCGTCGTCCAGCTTGGAACGCACGCGCAAGGCGACGTCGATGCCTTCGTTGATGATGTCGACGCGGCGGTTGCTGACGTGCAGCTGCACGCGCACCTGCGGGTATTTGGCGAGGAATTCGGGCAGCAGCTTGGGCAGGTGTTGCTGCGCCAGGCCGACCGGCACGCTGACCCGGATCACGCCGCGCGGTTCGGCGCTGAGGCGGTCCACCACTTCGCGCGCGGCCTGGGCTTCGGCCAGCATCGATTGCGCATGGCGGTAGACGCTGTTGCCGACATCGGTGACGGCGAAGCGGCGCGTGGAGCGCTGCAGCAGGCGTACGCCCAGGTCGGTCTCGAGCTGGCTGATGCGCCGGCTCAGACGCGACTTCGGAATACCCAGCGCGCGCTCGGCGGCGGCGAAACCGGCGTGGTCGACGACCATCGCGAAGTAGTAGAGGTCGTTGAGATCGTGCATGGCGATAGTTCCGAATTCAGAACAGTAAGTGATAGTAAACCAGCTTTATCCTATTTTTGCAACAACCTACAGTTTGCCCCAACGCGGCGTCGCCGCTACCGCCCACCGAGGCCAGCCATGAAACTCCTGCACATCGATTCCAGCGCCCTGGGCGCCAATTCCGTGACCCGCGAACTCAGCGCGGCCGTGGTGGCGCGTTGGCAGGACGCCCTTCCGGCACTGTCGGTCCAATACCGCGATCTGGACGCCGAGCCGATCCCGCATCTTACCGGCCGCACCCTGGCCAAGGCGGATCCGGGCGAGGCCGACGAGGGCGAACGCGCGATCCAGCAGTTCCTGGACGCCGACGTGATCGTGATCGGCTCGCCGATGTACAACTTCGGCATCAGCTCGACCCTGAAGGCCTGGATCGACCGCATCGCCGTGGCAGGGCGCACCTTCCGCTACACGCAGGCCGGTCCCGAAGGCCTGGCCAAGGGCAAGCGCGTGATCGTCGCCAGCGGCCGCGGCGGCCTGCATGCCGGCGCACCCAGCGATTTCCAGGAGCCTTACCTGCGTCAGGTGTTCGGTTTCCTGGGCATCGAGCAGATCGAGTTCGTACGCGCCGAAGGCGTGGCGTATTCGCCGCAGCACCGCGCCGATGCGCTGGCGCAGGCGCATGCGTCGATCCAGGCGCCGTTGCGCCTGGCGGCGTAACGGCTGCGCGTTAGAACGAACACCGCCCCCCCGCCGGCGCCCTCCCCTCGCCGGCCCGCGCCGGGCCTGTACGCAGGCCCGGCGTTTTTGTTTGGCGGACGCAGCCTGCTCTGCTTTCTGTGGGAGCGACGTGAGTCGCGATCGCGCAAGCTCGAACCCATGCGCTGCCGTCCCTCTGACGCGACTTAGAGCCAGCGCGGCTTTGGGGTAGGAGCGACGTAAGTCGCGACCACGCGACTCCGGCAACTTGCGCGGTCGCGACTTACGTCGCTCTTACAGCAGTTAGCGCGGGCATTGCGGCGTAATGGACCCGCATAAAAGCACCCGCTTTCTGTGGGAGCGACGTGAGTCGCGATCGCGCAAGCTCGAACCCATGCGCTGCCGTCCCTCTGACGCGACTTAGAGCCAGCGCGGCTTTGGGGTAGGAGCGACGTAAGTCGCGACCACGCGACTCCGGCAACTTGCGCGGTCGCAACTTACTCGCTCTTACAGCGGTTAGCGCGGGCATTGCGGCGTAATGGACCCGCATAAAGCACCCGCTTTCTGTGGGAGCGACGTGAGTCGCGATTGCGTAGGTGGCCGTGGCGACGCGATCGCGGCTCACGTCGCTCCCACAGGGATCGCTTCCGGGCGCGGCCATTTACAACCTCCTGCTACTAGCGCCCCTGCTCGATCGAAACCTCCGCCGGTACGCGATCGATCCGCAGCTCGCCATTGCGCCACTGTGCCGCCTTGCCATCGATACGCGTCGCGCCCGGCGGCTGCCTATACGGCCAACTCAACACCACACCGCCCTCCGGCGGCGTCACCCCAGGCTTCAGCGTCAGCCGCAGCTGCGCGCCCTCGCGTCGCCAGTCGTAGGACAGCGCGCCATACGGCGTGCGCAAGCCCTCGACCGAGACGCCCTCGCCGTCCAGCCAATCCGCCGGCAGGCCGGCGCCGATCACCAGCGCCTCGTCCAGATCGCGGGTATAGGCGAACAGGTCCAGCGCCGAGCGCACGTAATCGGACTCGACCCAGGCATGCGGCAGGTCGCCGACGAAGAACGGCTTGCGCGGCGTGCGCGACACCACCTCGGCCCACTGGTTCCAGCCCCGCGGCTGCTGGTCCTTGAAGAAGAAATCCAAGGCCTCGTGCGCACGCTCGCGCCAGCCCAGGCGCACGAAGCTGCCGATGGTGCGCAGCTCGTACGGCGTGTAGTCCTTCCATTCGCGGCGGCCGTCACGGCGGTCTACAAACTCCTTCCAATAGCGCTCGAAGGTATTGCGCAACAAGCGTTCCGGCAGGCGCCCCTGCTCGCCGCCCGGCGCCAACGCGATGGTGGTCGAGGTGGCGTCGAAGTCGCCCAGCTCCGCCGCGCCCGGGATGAAGTCGATGCCGCGGTCGCGCGTGGCCGCGGCGATGGACGCGTACAGATCCTCGCGGAACTGGTCGCGCGAGGCGGCGAAGCGCCGCGCCTCCTCGTCCTTGCCCAGCCATCGCGCGATCTCGACCGCGTCCTTGTACCCGCGCAGCGCCCAGAAATTGTCCCAGTACGAGTGCATCGGCTTGGCCGAGTAGCCCTCGTGGCTGATCGAGGCCGGCATCATGCCGTAGAAGGCCGGATTGACCGCGCGATTGGCATCGGTGCGTTCGCTCAGGCGCAGCTCGTCCATGTACTTCACCGCGCCGGCCACGTGCGGCCACATCGCCTCCAGCAGGGCGCGGTCGCGGCGGTAGCGGTAGACCTCGGCGACGGTGAAGATCAGCTCGCCATGGCTGTCGTTCTCCGGCACCGGGTCGCTGCCGCGATCGTCCACGCAGCACGGAACCTTGCCGTTATCGAACTGGTACGGCGCGTACCAGCGCAGGAATTCCTCGGCCACGTCCTCGCGCCCCATGCGCAGCAGGCCCTCGCCTATCATCGCGCCGTCGCGGATCCAGGCGCGCGAGTAGGAACGTGTGCCCGGCTGCAGACGCGGTCCGACGCGGCTGATCAGCATGTGGGCCAGGCCGGTGCGCAGCGTGTCGACCACGTGCTGACCCTGTTGCGGCACGGCGATGCGCACGCGGTCCAGTTTGTCGCGCCACTGCTGCGCGACCAGCGCCTGCGTCGCCTCCAGTTCTTCGACGCCGGCGAAGGCGCCGCTGTCCGGCCCCGACAGGGCGCTGCTCCAACCGAACTCGCGCGACTCGCCGGGCGCCAGTTCCACGCTGTAGAACACGGCCCCGGACGCCAGTTCGGTGCGGTCGTTCTGCAACTCGGTCGCCGTGCTGCCGCCCAAGCGCCGCAGAATCTCGCCCTGTGGCGTGCAGTTCGCGCACTCCTGGTTCCAGGGCATGCGCGCGAGTCGGGCGACGATCTCGCCGCCATCGAAGCCGCCGACCGCGGCCGCATCCGCCGCGACCGTCTGCACCCGCCTCGCCGAGGCGGCGCCGCCCGGCCCTTCCACGCCGAAGCCGTGCGCGTCGGCGCGCAAGCCGCGGATCGCGCTCACGCCGCCGATGGTGTTGAGGAACTGGCTGGGCGGATTGACCTGAAACGGCCGTGCCGCCAGCACCAACACATAGCGCTGCTTGGCCGGAGTGGTGTTGCTGAGCTTGTAGCGCCCATACAAGCGCGAGCGCTCGCGCGTGCCGTTGGCAAACGCCGTCACCGTCAGGCCGAACTGGGGATGGGCCCAGTGCACCGACGGTATCGGCAGATAACCGTCCTGCAACGACTGCGTGGTTTTGACGTCGGCCCAGGTCGCCAGCTGGCCGGCGGCGATCACGAACGGCTCGATGCTGAAGGCGCCCTTGCCCACTTCGATGGCGCCGTCTTCCGAGATCAGGCCCTGATCTTCGCCGCCGTCGATGCCGACCACGGTCCAGTACGGCTGCTCGCCGCTGAAACCGCGCGGATAGCGGCCGCGCGGCTGATCCTGGGCGACCGCCGCGACGAAATCGTTGCGCGTGGCCGCGAACGCCAGCGGTTGCACGCCGAACTCGCTCAGGCCGAAGCCCAGGCCCAGGCCGTTCTCGGGCAGCAGGCGCAGGTAGCGCGCTTCCGATTCCGGCAGGGCCAGGTAGTCGCTGCCGCCGTCGCCGCCGTGCACGGCGCGCGCTTCGCGCCACTGCCTGCCGTCGTCGGACAACTGCAGGCGGTAATCCGAGGCGTACTCCTCATCGGACCAGCGCAGCACCACGCCGCCGAACTCGCGTTTTCGGCCCAGGTCCAGGGTCAGCGCCGGATCGGGATCGGTGGCGAAACCCGCGTGCCAGGCGGTCTTGGGATTGCCGTCGACGGCGTACTCGGCGCGGCTGCCTTGCGCCGACGTGGTCGCGACGACACGGCCGGTCAACGGCGCGCCGTCGTCCTTCGGCAGCGGCTCGAACGCGAGCTGGTCGAAACACACCGAACCCTTGCCGCCGCTGCTGTTGTAAATGGTGAACTCGAGCTTGGCGCTGCGGCGCAGCGTCGGGTCCGGCGCCGGCCCCCAGGCGCGGCTGATATGGCGGCGCTTGTAGACCACCGGGGTCCATTGCTGCGGGAACGCGTATTTCGGCCGGTTCACCCACCACACGTTGTCGCCGCTGGCGTCGACCAGCTTGAACTGCAGATCGTTGACCGGCGAGTCGCCGCGCAACTGGAACGAATAGGCGTAGTTGTCCGGGTACTGCATCGGCAAGGCGCGTTGCAGGCCGACGTAGCCGGAGACGCCGTTGAAGTCGTAGTCCAGGCAGATCGCCTTGCCCTGCGCGCCGTCGGCGATGCGCAGTTGGCCGCTGACCTGGTTGGAGGCGACGAGGGTCCAGGGGGTGGTGGATTCGAAGTCGTCGAGCAGGCGGGACTGGGCGGCCGCGGGAAGGCTGGCGAGCAGCAAAGCGGTGAAGCAAATCCCCCCTAGCCCCCCTTTTTCAAAGGGGGGAATCCAGCGCGCGAGGGCCGGAATTGCCGTCTCGCCCACGCTGCTCCCCCTTTGCGAAAACCCGCTGGTCTTCCCCCTTTGAAAAAGGGGGACTGTGGGGGATTTGCTCCAAAGCCACCGCGCCGCATTCGCCAACATCCCGCTCCTCTTCATGCAGGCCGCTCAGCCCTTGACGCTGCCCACCAGCAGGCCCTGCAGGTAATAGCGCTGCAGCACCAGGAACAGCAACAACACCGGCAGCACGGTCACCACCGAGCCGGCCATCATCAGTTCGTTGTCCTGCACGTGCTCGCGCGACAGCGAGGCCAGCGCCACCGGCAGGGTCTGCAGGCCGTTGTCGCTGAGCACGATCAAGGGCCACATGAAATCGTTCCAGGCGCCCAGGAAACTGAAGATCGCCAGCGTGACCAGGATCGGCTTGAGCGCCGGCAGCACGATCTGGAAGAAGATCCGGAACTCGCCGGCGCCGTCGATGCGCGCCGCTTCCAGCAGTTCGTCCGGGATCGAGCGCGCGTACTGCCGCACAAGGAAAAT includes:
- a CDS encoding aminotransferase class IV family protein; amino-acid sequence: MSTDASRYVVQRNGHDAETDALAPLAFAGYAHFTAMQVRDRKIRGLDLHLDRLRTASLRMFGSALPDDVIRAYLCSAIAASPADASLTATVYSPAGEFVVAGAHIEPELLIRTGPAATGPQGPLSLIAVDYERPLAAIKHVGEVAKTHYLREAVAQGHDDAAFVDRHGRLSEATIWNLVFWDGAAVVWPIAEMLTGTTMGIVRRQLERLGVPQRSQEIRLEDLPSLAGAAVMNSWTPGIAVRRVGSVAMPDAPQLMAALHRAYGVEPQVEA
- a CDS encoding NAD(P)H-dependent oxidoreductase produces the protein MKLLHIDSSALGANSVTRELSAAVVARWQDALPALSVQYRDLDAEPIPHLTGRTLAKADPGEADEGERAIQQFLDADVIVIGSPMYNFGISSTLKAWIDRIAVAGRTFRYTQAGPEGLAKGKRVIVASGRGGLHAGAPSDFQEPYLRQVFGFLGIEQIEFVRAEGVAYSPQHRADALAQAHASIQAPLRLAA
- a CDS encoding discoidin domain-containing protein encodes the protein MLLASLPAAAQSRLLDDFESTTPWTLVASNQVSGQLRIADGAQGKAICLDYDFNGVSGYVGLQRALPMQYPDNYAYSFQLRGDSPVNDLQFKLVDASGDNVWWVNRPKYAFPQQWTPVVYKRRHISRAWGPAPDPTLRRSAKLEFTIYNSSGGKGSVCFDQLAFEPLPKDDGAPLTGRVVATTSAQGSRAEYAVDGNPKTAWHAGFATDPDPALTLDLGRKREFGGVVLRWSDEEYASDYRLQLSDDGRQWREARAVHGGDGGSDYLALPESEARYLRLLPENGLGLGFGLSEFGVQPLAFAATRNDFVAAVAQDQPRGRYPRGFSGEQPYWTVVGIDGGEDQGLISEDGAIEVGKGAFSIEPFVIAAGQLATWADVKTTQSLQDGYLPIPSVHWAHPQFGLTVTAFANGTRERSRLYGRYKLSNTTPAKQRYVLVLAARPFQVNPPSQFLNTIGGVSAIRGLRADAHGFGVEGPGGAASARRVQTVAADAAAVGGFDGGEIVARLARMPWNQECANCTPQGEILRRLGGSTATELQNDRTELASGAVFYSVELAPGESREFGWSSALSGPDSGAFAGVEELEATQALVAQQWRDKLDRVRIAVPQQGQHVVDTLRTGLAHMLISRVGPRLQPGTRSYSRAWIRDGAMIGEGLLRMGREDVAEEFLRWYAPYQFDNGKVPCCVDDRGSDPVPENDSHGELIFTVAEVYRYRRDRALLEAMWPHVAGAVKYMDELRLSERTDANRAVNPAFYGMMPASISHEGYSAKPMHSYWDNFWALRGYKDAVEIARWLGKDEEARRFAASRDQFREDLYASIAAATRDRGIDFIPGAAELGDFDATSTTIALAPGGEQGRLPERLLRNTFERYWKEFVDRRDGRREWKDYTPYELRTIGSFVRLGWRERAHEALDFFFKDQQPRGWNQWAEVVSRTPRKPFFVGDLPHAWVESDYVRSALDLFAYTRDLDEALVIGAGLPADWLDGEGVSVEGLRTPYGALSYDWRREGAQLRLTLKPGVTPPEGGVVLSWPYRQPPGATRIDGKAAQWRNGELRIDRVPAEVSIEQGR